One window of Mesorhizobium loti R88b genomic DNA carries:
- a CDS encoding AAA family ATPase, whose protein sequence is MEHFDIVLAIARIALSGDSERATHQVKRLREAVSKAKPDQAEKLARLLNRDDRRHSVAPMSLEQMRVSGSSPPVIPGEKLGRNTPLPNDRETATPLVRVVFPEDNVGAEPVLSPVLADALDGLIGEWAHTEELAALGVQPNMRCLLYGKPGVGKTMLARYIGAKLGLPIVEARLDGLVSSFLGTTARNIGALFDFADRYRCVLFLDEFDAIAKARDDAQEVGEIKRVVNALLQCLDARGRRGFTLAATNHEHLLDPAVWRRFDGRIEIPLPDADARKNLLARFLPPLTPGEAEMKMLVWMTEGMSGADIETLISGGKRFLVMKEASGASGSRRRGLLGGLRRQATLSGQLFSVEQRALLLGSNEELAAALVDNGGLTQREAGLLVGVSQSTVSRRRRDTANPLEA, encoded by the coding sequence ATGGAACATTTCGACATCGTTCTCGCCATTGCAAGAATTGCCCTGAGTGGCGACAGCGAGCGGGCAACCCATCAGGTAAAGCGCCTTCGGGAGGCAGTCAGCAAAGCGAAGCCCGATCAGGCCGAGAAGCTGGCGCGACTTCTCAATCGCGACGATCGCAGACACTCGGTGGCGCCAATGTCGTTAGAACAGATGCGCGTCAGCGGATCGTCACCGCCAGTCATTCCGGGTGAGAAACTAGGCCGAAACACACCGTTACCGAACGATCGCGAGACTGCGACGCCGCTTGTTCGGGTAGTTTTTCCCGAGGACAATGTGGGCGCGGAACCCGTGTTGTCGCCGGTTCTCGCGGACGCCCTCGATGGTCTCATTGGCGAGTGGGCTCACACGGAGGAACTCGCTGCTCTAGGCGTACAGCCTAATATGCGCTGTTTGCTGTACGGCAAACCCGGTGTCGGCAAAACCATGCTCGCGCGATACATTGGCGCCAAACTGGGTCTGCCGATCGTTGAGGCTCGACTCGACGGTCTGGTGTCTTCTTTTCTGGGAACCACCGCCAGAAACATCGGCGCGCTTTTCGACTTTGCCGACCGCTATCGTTGCGTCCTATTTCTCGATGAGTTCGATGCCATCGCGAAGGCCCGGGATGATGCCCAGGAGGTTGGTGAGATCAAGCGAGTGGTAAACGCGCTCCTGCAGTGCCTCGACGCTCGCGGCCGGCGCGGTTTTACCCTTGCCGCGACAAATCACGAGCATCTTCTCGATCCAGCGGTGTGGAGGAGATTTGATGGCCGGATTGAGATTCCCTTGCCGGATGCCGATGCTCGAAAGAACCTGCTAGCACGGTTTCTGCCGCCGCTCACTCCGGGTGAGGCAGAGATGAAGATGCTCGTCTGGATGACCGAAGGAATGAGTGGAGCCGATATTGAAACACTTATCAGCGGTGGAAAGCGGTTTCTTGTGATGAAGGAGGCTAGCGGCGCATCTGGCTCGCGGCGCAGGGGGCTTCTAGGCGGGCTACGGCGCCAGGCAACATTGAGCGGTCAGCTGTTCAGTGTTGAACAGCGCGCTTTGCTGTTGGGTAGCAATGAAGAGCTTGCAGCTGCACTGGTTGATAATGGCGGCCTGACGCAAAGAGAGGCAGGGCTATTGGTAGGCGTCTCGCAAAGCACAGTTTCTCGTCGCCGCCGCGACACCGCCAATCCATTGGAGGCGTGA
- a CDS encoding S8 family peptidase yields the protein MAEPLARPIQVFLDTQRLIQIQATGTRGPNRDFFAGNNSGFQRHKARLRQQLLQASSALRTEADPAGFVLVQMREEGLAKSYRPLGALFTTPNRFALVGGAAIGQMYFQTTPDALDRLSELIEQRAEVQPRLRENPETGRMEERVSAYRSEVGAIDEIRLPTPADRLGFSARDAVMWLEQETIIGGYVVEMFRPDPRVTPQAVEAMIARFRGRLNELGGLIAVPFSSRTTKATASALTLSIDLRSDGRRAISLPLVPDVDAEQTEGVPDLGPRAPDRSLARHQALLDLLAREPLVRRVELPLRLESGSASSIGLGAEALVQPPVANQSYPVVGVIDAGVAAISQLEPWRAGTAGLISPADRDEAHGSFIAGLLAGGGGLNPTIANRLEPTPCRFFDIDVLPRRGLLGQYYQTPDEFFDQLETQIEVAKAEGVRVFNMSLGAPGVRQGLGYSSFAANLDRIALTHDVIFLVSAGNLRGRDARPEWSATAEDALEMLATRAIAEERITAPGEHLFGITVGAINAPSVLGAVADVPTTYTRRGPGPGGARKPELAHIGGVSPRAGSSCGLHSIGVDGQLVEGSGTSYATPLVTGSLAALDHRLEGQAPRETLLALSVHKAEKPHILCAKPLRTVARDFVGFGVPRHADACLSDDLNSITLVFADILPPRRELSFIFTWPRSLVTTEGKCRGRIDVTLAHTPPIDAAFDAECQRVQLGVGLHQLEEKENEDGELVPDPQQRLNACDSQLPQHLDYTERYLLENGLKWTPIKRYEKNIPKGCGTTSEWKLSLKGLTRAGALYPEEGVRFAVLMTIADPRGTAPVYEEVRAEILRRGLRLADITVAQRLRTRG from the coding sequence ATGGCTGAGCCCCTTGCACGACCAATCCAAGTATTCCTTGACACGCAGCGGCTGATACAAATTCAGGCAACGGGAACACGCGGTCCCAATCGCGACTTTTTCGCCGGCAACAACTCGGGCTTTCAACGGCACAAGGCGCGCTTGCGCCAACAGCTGTTGCAAGCGAGTTCGGCTCTAAGGACAGAGGCTGATCCGGCGGGTTTCGTCTTGGTTCAAATGCGTGAGGAAGGGTTGGCGAAAAGCTATCGGCCTCTTGGTGCGTTGTTCACCACGCCGAACCGTTTCGCGCTCGTGGGTGGAGCCGCGATTGGTCAAATGTATTTCCAGACAACCCCCGATGCGTTGGACCGGCTAAGTGAGCTGATTGAGCAGCGAGCTGAAGTGCAGCCGCGCCTGAGGGAGAACCCGGAAACTGGCAGGATGGAGGAACGGGTTTCGGCATATCGAAGCGAAGTCGGCGCCATCGACGAAATACGCCTGCCGACCCCAGCAGACAGGCTAGGGTTCTCCGCTCGAGATGCGGTCATGTGGCTCGAGCAAGAAACGATCATCGGCGGCTACGTGGTCGAAATGTTCAGGCCTGATCCCAGAGTGACCCCTCAGGCGGTGGAGGCGATGATTGCTCGATTTCGCGGCCGCCTTAACGAACTTGGTGGCTTGATTGCCGTACCCTTCAGTTCGCGCACCACGAAAGCGACCGCCTCCGCCTTAACGCTCAGCATCGATCTACGGAGTGATGGCCGGCGCGCTATCAGCTTGCCGCTCGTCCCGGATGTGGATGCAGAGCAAACGGAGGGCGTACCCGACCTTGGCCCGCGCGCACCTGACAGGTCACTGGCCCGTCATCAAGCCCTGCTTGACCTCTTGGCTCGAGAACCGCTGGTTCGCCGTGTTGAACTTCCACTACGTCTCGAGTCGGGATCGGCCAGTTCGATTGGGCTCGGAGCCGAAGCCTTAGTCCAGCCACCGGTTGCAAATCAAAGCTATCCTGTGGTTGGTGTCATCGACGCGGGCGTTGCTGCGATCTCCCAACTCGAACCTTGGCGAGCAGGAACGGCGGGTCTGATCTCGCCGGCGGATCGCGATGAGGCGCATGGGTCGTTCATAGCAGGGCTGCTCGCGGGTGGCGGTGGGCTGAACCCAACGATCGCGAACCGTCTGGAGCCAACGCCGTGCCGCTTTTTTGATATTGACGTCTTGCCGCGCCGCGGTCTCCTTGGTCAATATTACCAAACCCCTGACGAATTTTTTGACCAACTCGAAACCCAGATCGAAGTCGCGAAGGCGGAGGGCGTGCGTGTATTCAACATGAGCCTCGGTGCTCCGGGCGTGCGCCAAGGGTTGGGGTACAGTAGCTTCGCCGCCAACCTCGATCGTATAGCGCTAACGCACGACGTGATCTTTTTGGTTTCGGCTGGGAATCTCCGCGGTCGCGATGCCCGGCCTGAATGGTCGGCCACGGCCGAAGATGCGCTCGAAATGTTGGCCACCCGCGCAATCGCGGAGGAGCGTATTACGGCGCCTGGTGAGCATCTTTTCGGCATCACGGTTGGAGCGATCAACGCTCCGAGCGTATTGGGTGCGGTGGCTGACGTTCCAACGACCTATACCCGTCGTGGACCCGGTCCTGGCGGCGCGCGTAAGCCAGAACTTGCTCATATTGGCGGGGTTTCACCGCGAGCTGGAAGTTCTTGCGGTCTTCATTCCATCGGCGTTGACGGCCAGTTGGTCGAAGGTTCTGGTACAAGCTATGCGACCCCGCTCGTCACGGGTTCCCTAGCCGCGCTTGACCACCGGCTGGAAGGTCAGGCTCCACGAGAAACGCTTCTCGCGCTGAGCGTCCACAAGGCCGAAAAGCCGCATATACTATGTGCGAAGCCCTTGCGTACGGTCGCGCGAGATTTTGTCGGGTTTGGCGTGCCACGCCACGCCGATGCATGCTTGTCGGATGATCTGAACAGTATAACTCTGGTATTTGCAGACATATTGCCGCCACGGCGCGAACTGTCTTTTATCTTCACGTGGCCGCGTTCGTTGGTAACGACGGAAGGAAAATGCCGTGGCCGGATCGACGTAACACTGGCTCACACGCCTCCCATCGATGCGGCGTTCGACGCCGAATGCCAACGGGTCCAGCTTGGCGTTGGTCTCCACCAGCTCGAGGAAAAGGAGAACGAAGATGGCGAACTGGTTCCCGATCCGCAACAGCGGCTGAACGCATGCGACAGCCAGCTGCCACAGCATCTCGACTACACTGAGCGCTATCTTCTGGAAAATGGGCTCAAGTGGACGCCGATAAAGCGCTATGAAAAGAACATCCCGAAGGGTTGTGGGACGACAAGCGAGTGGAAGCTGTCACTGAAGGGCTTAACACGCGCCGGAGCTCTGTACCCCGAGGAAGGAGTGCGCTTCGCGGTTCTGATGACCATCGCGGATCCACGCGGCACTGCTCCAGTGTACGAGGAGGTTCGTGCCGAGATATTGCGTCGCGGCCTAAGGCTCGCCGACATCACGGTCGCACAACGACTCCGGACGCGAGGATAG
- a CDS encoding AAA family ATPase encodes MRLKKARITNYRSVKDSGSIELEPNKTILVGPNEAGKSALLKALQQINPPAGVPGFDALRDYPRGDYNDITSKRLKPEDIKVAVAHFELEDDDKKAIESEFHSATYVCWRNLDNSWGHELQGVPEKPTIEDLKKDLARLAAHVDSRQKDGEPQPSKELEGILAGYKDKNYYIQGEVATKLIDWLEKHYPLVDEDDEKEEDRYTRLLGHCKYADRLKTTRTALRTKLPVFVLFSNYFRVRPLIHLDHLATRVEQNLLDDAQYDYGNQCLLKLLGFTARELSDLGKAAEPGAKDTDAQKKYRDQLDNRAYQLNAASVRLTDQIVKVWNPNPERAEASRLRITADGQYLKVVVEDGLGVEIELDQRSEGFQWLVSFFVVFFSETEDKHANAILLLDEPGMSLHALKQRDFRNTISMLSESNQTVYTTHSPFLVGPNELDLVRVVEMADRKVGTKVHTTITAADPAALLPLQEALGYDLAQSLFAQQRNLILEGLTDFWYLEATSEMLRVGGVADLNDKIALISANTASKVVYFATILIAHNLKVAALLDSDNAGDQAAKQEVLVHRLGAKRILRTMDFTVPPRPKAEIEDLLRDVLIPLAAKELGIDVTAEAAATPEKPLVDLLLAKGGANFSKYKLAKAYVRWTRDHTAQDLSQAERDAWIKLIGAVNSALK; translated from the coding sequence ATGAGACTAAAGAAAGCGCGAATTACAAACTATCGCAGCGTGAAGGATTCCGGCTCTATTGAGTTGGAGCCCAACAAGACAATCCTCGTTGGGCCGAATGAGGCCGGCAAGTCAGCACTGCTAAAGGCCCTTCAGCAGATCAACCCACCGGCAGGTGTCCCTGGCTTCGACGCTCTCCGTGATTACCCCCGCGGCGACTATAACGACATCACTTCCAAGCGGCTCAAGCCCGAAGACATCAAAGTTGCCGTCGCACATTTCGAACTCGAAGATGACGACAAAAAAGCGATCGAGTCCGAGTTTCACTCGGCCACTTATGTCTGCTGGCGAAACCTGGACAACTCATGGGGGCATGAACTTCAGGGTGTTCCCGAGAAGCCGACCATCGAGGACCTAAAAAAAGACCTCGCCCGCCTTGCAGCGCACGTCGATAGTCGGCAGAAGGACGGCGAACCCCAGCCCAGCAAAGAGCTCGAAGGCATTCTGGCGGGCTACAAGGACAAAAACTATTACATCCAAGGTGAGGTTGCTACGAAGCTGATCGACTGGCTCGAAAAGCACTACCCGCTCGTCGATGAAGACGATGAGAAGGAGGAAGATCGCTACACCAGGCTGCTTGGCCACTGCAAATATGCCGATCGGCTAAAGACCACCCGGACGGCGCTCCGAACGAAGCTGCCGGTGTTCGTCCTGTTCAGCAATTACTTCCGCGTGCGCCCGCTGATCCACCTTGATCACCTCGCGACCCGCGTCGAGCAAAACCTGCTCGACGACGCCCAGTACGATTACGGAAACCAATGTCTCCTCAAGCTCCTAGGCTTCACGGCGCGAGAACTGTCAGACCTCGGTAAGGCGGCCGAACCAGGCGCCAAGGACACGGACGCCCAGAAGAAGTACCGGGACCAGCTCGACAATCGCGCTTACCAGCTGAACGCTGCGAGTGTTCGCCTGACGGATCAAATAGTCAAAGTCTGGAACCCTAACCCGGAGCGGGCGGAAGCCAGCCGCCTTAGGATCACCGCCGACGGTCAATACCTCAAGGTCGTGGTCGAGGATGGCTTGGGCGTTGAGATCGAGCTGGATCAGCGATCGGAGGGTTTCCAGTGGCTGGTCTCGTTCTTCGTGGTCTTTTTCTCCGAGACCGAGGACAAGCATGCGAACGCCATTCTGCTGCTTGACGAGCCGGGCATGAGCCTGCACGCGCTGAAGCAGCGTGATTTCCGCAACACGATTTCCATGCTCTCGGAATCCAACCAAACAGTCTATACGACGCACTCGCCCTTCTTGGTCGGCCCGAATGAGCTCGATCTTGTACGGGTCGTCGAGATGGCGGACCGGAAGGTCGGCACCAAGGTGCACACAACAATCACAGCGGCGGATCCAGCCGCCCTGCTGCCGCTGCAAGAGGCATTGGGCTACGATCTTGCGCAGAGCCTGTTTGCGCAGCAACGCAACCTGATCCTCGAAGGCCTGACCGACTTCTGGTATCTCGAGGCCACATCGGAAATGTTGCGGGTTGGCGGCGTCGCGGATCTTAACGACAAGATCGCCCTGATCTCGGCCAACACCGCGAGCAAGGTCGTCTATTTCGCGACGATCCTGATCGCCCACAATTTGAAGGTCGCGGCTCTTCTCGATTCCGACAACGCCGGCGACCAGGCCGCAAAGCAGGAGGTGCTGGTGCATCGCCTCGGCGCCAAGCGCATTCTCCGGACGATGGACTTCACCGTTCCACCCAGACCGAAGGCCGAGATCGAAGACCTGCTGCGCGACGTGCTAATACCCCTTGCGGCAAAAGAGCTTGGCATCGACGTGACAGCCGAAGCAGCGGCCACGCCGGAAAAGCCCTTGGTCGACCTGCTGTTAGCAAAGGGCGGCGCCAATTTTTCAAAATACAAGCTCGCAAAGGCTTACGTTCGCTGGACCCGTGACCATACCGCCCAGGATCTTAGCCAGGCCGAGCGTGACGCCTGGATCAAACTGATCGGAGCCGTCAATTCAGCATTGAAATAG